Proteins encoded within one genomic window of Anopheles gambiae chromosome 3, idAnoGambNW_F1_1, whole genome shotgun sequence:
- the LOC133393961 gene encoding uncharacterized protein LOC133393961 isoform X2, whose protein sequence is MLWAAVLTPGLAVVVVLPLVSVHWTTVCHAHTAEAAEASMHSFICPRCQTPAVMPKCKLFDVNRYNQMRGNMAQAQPAMVARSIATAQAVPLGGRAMNVRQPIPPAHVSTNIEFCCASSASRWAQYTATGTRRSLGTDSIRRNRRVRRYFARRQSEGDRLSLILGAVVAGLCVCVSVCLCVCVSVCLCVCVFVSVCLCVCAFVSLLLCVSVSVCMYVCVSLCLCVCLYLCLCVCVSVCICVCVSVCLCVCVSVCLSVCVSVCMYVCVSVCLCVCVSVFHCVYESVCLCVIVSVCLCASVSVCLCVCVSVCLCVCVSVCLCVCFSLCL, encoded by the coding sequence atgttgtgggcagccgtgctgACTCCTGGACTTGCCGTAGTAGTTGTGCTACCACTGGTCAGTGTCCAttggacgacagtgtgtcacgcacacactgcagaagcagcagaagcatcTATGCATTCGTTCATATGCCCTCGTTGCCAGACGCCAGCTGTGATGCCTAAATGCAAGCTTTTTGATGTGAATCGATACAATCAGATGAGAGGCAACATGGCCCAAGCTCAGCCAGCGATGGTTGCCCGCAGCATAGCAACAGCCCAAGCAGTACCACTAGGAGGTAGAGCTATGAACGTTCGCCAACCAATTCCGCCAGCTCACGTATCCACCAacattgagttttgttgcgcaAGCTCGGCTTCACGCTGGGCGCAGTACACAGCCACAGGTACTCGGCGTAGTCTGGGAACCGACAGCATCCGACGCAACCGAAGGGTTCGTCGGTACTTCGCGCGGCGGCAAAGCGAGGGAGATCGGCTCTCTTTAATTTTGGGTGCCGTTGTAGCAGgactgtgtgtctgtgtgtctgtgtgtctgtgtgtctgtgtgtctgtgtgtttgtgtgtttgtgtctttgtgtctgtgtgtctgtgtgtttgtgcgtttgtgtctttgttgctttgtgtcagtgtgtctgtgtgtatgtatgtctgtgtgtcattgtgtctgtgtgtctgtctgtatttgtgtctgtgtgtctgtgtgtctgtctgtatttgtgtctgtgtgtctgtatgtctgtgtgtctgtgtgtctgtgtgtctgagtgtctgtgtgtctgtgtgtatgtatgtctgtgtgtctgtgtgtctgtgtgtctgtgtgtctgtttttcaTTGTGTCTATgagtctgtgtgtctgtgtgtcattgtgtctgtgtgtctgtgtgccagtgtgtctgtgtgtctgtgtgtctgtgtgtctgtatgtctgtgtgtctgtgtgtctgtgtgtctgtgtgtctgtttttcaTTGTGTCTatga
- the LOC133393961 gene encoding keratin-associated protein 5-1-like isoform X1, translating to MSVCHCVCVSVCICVCVSVCLCVCVFVCLCLCVCVSVCLCVCVSVCLCVCVSECLCVCVSVCLFFIVSMSLCVCVSVCLCVCVSVCLCACVSVCLCVCVCVSVCLCVCVSVCLCVCVSVWLCVCVSVCLCVCVFVSLCLCVCVFVCLCLCGFVSVCLCVCISVCHCVCVSVCICVCVSVCLCVCVFVCLCLCVCVSVCLCVCVSVCLSVCVSVCLCVCVSVFHCVYESVCLCVCVSVCLCVCVSVCLCVCVSVCLCVCVSVCLCVCVAVCLCVCVFVSVCLCVCVFVSLCLCVCVSVCLCVCVFVALCQCVCVYVCLCVIVSVCLSVFVSVCLCVCVSVCLCVCVCVSVCLCVCVSVCLCVCVSVCLSVCVSVCLCVCFSLCL from the coding sequence atgtctgtgtgtcattgtgtctgtgtgtctgtctgtatttgtgtctgtgtgtctgtgtgtctgtgtgtctgtgtgtttgtgtgtttgtgtctgtgtgtctgtgtgtctgtgtgtctgtgtgtctgtgtgtctgtgtgtctgtgtgtctgtgtgtctgagtgtctgtgtgtctgtgtgtctgtgtgtctgtttttcaTTGTGTCTATgagtctgtgtgtctgtgtgtctgtgtgtctgtgtgtctgtgtgtctgtgtgtctgtgtgcctgtgtgtctgtgtgtttgtgtgtttgtgtctgtgtgtctgtgtgtctgtgtgtctgtgtgtctgtgtgtctgtgtgtctgtgtgtctgtgtggctgtgtgtttgtgtgtctgtgtgtctgtgtgtttgtgtctttgtgtctttgtgtctgtgtgtctgtgtgtttgtgtgtttgtgtctttgtggctttgtgtcagtgtgtctgtgtgtatgtatatctGTGTGTcattgtgtctgtgtgtctgtctgtatttgtgtctgtgtgtctgtgtgtctgtgtgtctgtgtgtttgtgtgtttgtgtctgtgtgtctgtgtgtctgtgtgtctgtgtgtctgtgtgtctgtgtgtctgagtgtctgtgtgtctgtgtgtctgtgtgtctgtgtgtctgtttttcaTTGTGTCTATgagtctgtgtgtctgtgtgtctgtgtgtctgtgtgtctgtgtgtctgtgtgtctgtgtgcctgtgtgtctgtgtgtctgtgtgtctgtgtgtctgtgtgtctgtgtgtctgtgtgtctgtgtggctgtgtgtttgtgtgtttgtgtgtttgtgtctgtgtgtctgtgtgtctgtgtgtttgtgtctttgtgtctttgtgtctgtgtgtctgtgtgtttgtgtgtttgtgtctttgtggctttgtgtcagtgtgtctgtgtgtatgtatgtctgtgtgtcattgtgtctgtgtgtctgtctgtatttgtgtctgtgtgtctgtgtgtctgtgtgtctgtgtgtttgtgtgtttgtgtctgtgtgtctgtgtgtctgtgtgtctgtg